The following coding sequences lie in one Rutidosis leptorrhynchoides isolate AG116_Rl617_1_P2 chromosome 6, CSIRO_AGI_Rlap_v1, whole genome shotgun sequence genomic window:
- the LOC139853268 gene encoding pathogen-associated molecular patterns-induced protein A70-like: MEDSSSSIPPSFWSSIQSWFTPTILFIFLNLMIATILFTSNLPNHNKQPQQQDKDQDQNKKPQNQNEPKLTRSPSILHLLRSYNLHPQTSLQPQEQEPLVVAATQFVFNHSSHEQQLPLEQDPKPISINTKSTNLDPTRSDLNRTITNEAVFNHSHPHEQHLPLEQDPKPISINPKSTNLDPTRSDVNRTIANKVELANENLEPTRPDFNLINEGPVSVPVIKAQTHFVYDNHTIEKVTAHFHYEPARIENEIPPDPEEADKFNSLDEIYSKITDGHVNRTKSDTLPASGEIPVKLPAKMKKSASMKSAFSHFEEENIVEARRPETVRERRSTAKETADDDVEVDAKADDFINKFKNQLKLQRMDSIIRYKEMVNRGNEK, translated from the coding sequence ATGGAAGATTCTTCATCTTCTATACCACCATCTTTTTGGTCATCCATTCAAAGCTGGTTCACTCCAACTATCCTTTTTATCTTCCTCAATCTCATGATTGCCACCATTCTCTTCACCTCCAACTTACCTAACCATAacaaacaaccacaacaacaagacAAAGACCAAGATCAAAACAAAAAACCCCAAAACCAAAATGAACCCAAACTCACTAGATCCCCATCCATCCTCCATCTTTTAAGATCTTACAATTTACACCCCCAAACTTCCCTACAACCACAAGAACAAGAACCATTAGTAGTAGCTGCTACACAATTTGTTTTCAACCACTCATCTCATGAACAACAACTTCCACTTGAACAAGATCCAAAACCCATTTCAATAAACACGAAAAGTACCAATCTTGACCCGACCCGATCCGATCTCAACCGTACCATCACCAACGAGGCTGTTTTCAATCACTCACACCCTCATGAACAACACCTTCCACTTGAACAAGATCCAAAACCCATTTCAATAAACCCCAAAAGTACCAATCTTGACCCGACTCGATCCGATGTCAACCGTACCATAGCAAACAAGGTAGAACTTGCTAATGAAAATCTTGAACCGACCCGACCCGATTTCAATCTGATTAATGAGGGACCAGTATCGGTACCAGTCATTAAAGCCCAAACCCATTTTGTTTATGATAACCATACCATCGAAAAAGTGACTGCTCACTTTCATTACGAGCCGGCCCGGATCGAAAATGAGATCCCACCTGATCCGGAAGAAGCCGACAAGTTTAACAGTTTGGATGAGATTTACAGTAAAATCACCGATGGGCATGTGAACCGTACAAAGTCCGATACACTGCCCGCGTCCGGTGAAATCCCGGTGAAACTTCCGGCGAAGATGAAAAAGTCAGCGAGTATGAAATCTGCCTTTTCACATTTTGAAGAGGAGAATATAGTTGAAGCCCGTCGTCCGGAGACGGTGAGGGAGAGGCGTTCGACGGCGAAAGAGACAGCGGATGATGACGTGGAAGTGGATGCAAAAGCGGATGACTTTATTAATAAGTTTAAGAATCAGTTGAAGTTACAGAGGATGGATTCCATTATCAGGTACAAGGAAATGGTAAATAGAGGGAATGAAAAGTGA